In the genome of Peromyscus eremicus chromosome 8b, PerEre_H2_v1, whole genome shotgun sequence, the window TAAAATCTGGGCCGATCAGGATTGCATAGCAACACTTTGTctccaaacaataaataaataaaattttagtgaTAGAACAATAATAATGTCAAAGTTTAAGTAGCCGCTGCCTTCAGACAGTTCACTTTGTTTTAAACCTGTATCTAATTTCCTATtagtaagatttattttgttgtgtttattaATTATCCAAGCTTTAGCCCATACATACTCAGCAATGGTTTAGAAACCTTGAAAGGAGGCCAGACACAAACCCACTCCTGGTAAGCTCCAAGAGTAGCTGAAACTGGAACTGTCCATGGTAGTTTGTACAATAATCATTACTGTGCCTTCCAAGCTTGGCAGTCTTTAGTACTCAATAACACGGTGTTAAagtgtttaaaataatatttgacaGGGGGCTGGATctgagaagagacaggaagaggatgtGAGTATGACCAAAATACACTATGATTCTACAGAGGTGTAAATCATAAAGGAGAATGACAAACAGCTGGaatctgttttttatttcatattcaaCTTCTCAGTGAACTGTTTTACTTTGGACTAAAACTAAGATCCAAGATATAATATACTATATGCATCTCTGTTTTATGATATTAGTCCTGAAACACTTATAATAATAAATGTTCACATCAATTGTGTTTACAGAGAAACAGATTTAAAGAAACTACAACATTCCCCAAACCAAGCAATACCTGCCAAAAACTACAGTTCCTACAGCTCAAACAAGACAAATGAGACTGTGCAGTAACATATGAGATACAGAAGCAGAAGACCATGGAGACAGGAGACAGTTGATGTTATAAAGCACAGAGATAAGGAAGATGAATTAAGGCAAACTTGTGCATACCTATCCAGAGAACGTGTTTGGGTATGAGCCTAATCCATTTACTGTTTTTACATTCCAGGCCTCTTAAAGGAAGACAGCTCACACTTGCCTGCCTGCTACCATCTTTTTATCTCCCTCTTGACCACTCAAAACTTCAATCTTCCTGCTAGTGCCTCCCTGACACCATGGAAAAAGTCCAGTACCTCACTCGCTCTGCTATCAGGAGAGCATCAACTATTGAAATGCCTCAGCAAGCACGGCAAAATCTCCAGAATTTATTTATCAATTTCTGTCTCATCTTGATCTGTCTCCTGCTGATCTGCATCATTGTGATGCTTCTGTGAAGTGCTGCTGCCACCTCCACATCTGTAACATGCCAGCTCAGCTTCAAACCCCGCACTCCATCAAGAGGAGAAACAATACAGCCTACTCCCTGCCCAGAATGTCTTTGTGAAGGTCAAGATTAAGAGTGAAACAAATTGTTAGCCAATGTATTCATCTATTGGATCTTGTAAACAAACTTTACAATGACTAAGTGTGCATAATGTAGCTGCCAATTTCCTCAAAATGGCTCATAAATTTCTTTCCTAATTACTTCTGACAATGAAGTATGagttttaattttgaaacagCACTGCGAAAAAGTTCACTTTCTACATCCAACACTAGCTTTACTGCTAAGAAGTTCACTTTATAGCTTCAGTTTGAGGGATAAATGAAATTTATACTGCATTaccaacacttttttttaaaacaggaactAAGTATTCTTCAGGTCTCCACAAAGTAGAAAAACAATAATTTAAGTGAAGTGTTCTTATTCAAAAGAGCTCACTGAGTCCTCACATGTATgactatcattattattactatattaTACAGAAGTCTTAGTAGTTAATCTGTCAGAATAAATACCTTGAAATAAAGATTGTGCCTTTTATCTATACACTAATATTTTAAGCTTATAAGAATCAAATAGGGAAAAGATCATattatcatataaataaaattcctTATCACTAATTTTTCTCAAGGATTATGGAATTCAAGTATATTTAAGTTAACCACATATCTGCTCTCTCCAGGGCTTGGTGATCAACAAGCAAGAATACCTTACTGTGTGGCTGTGATAATTACTAATAAAGCAGAATCTCACCTGAATTTGACATTGACATGGATATCCTTGTTTTAGAGGGTTTCTCCTATTCCAATCAGATTTCCAATAAGGTATTATTTCAagcattataaaattttaaattctgaatTCTTTCTCTCCAAATAATAATTCTTCCATTATACTTAAGTGTGAGCCTTTATTCTTCATATTATCTGTAATAAGATTCAGCTGTCTTCCTCTAATGCCCAGAGAATAAACATTTACTTTACTAAGTTTAGTAGAGCTAGCAACAGTATTTTATAATTCTTACTGAATATGTTTTCAATCTCcctttctaaatttttaaatatctttcaaTAACTACTAAAAAAATAGGAGCAGAAAATTATGTTGGAAAATATATTAACCAAAACTTAGTAACTTAAATTGGCTAAAATAAAGAACAGTTTAGACCTCTACTTTGTAATCCCCTAATTTTAAATCCAGTTCAAGATATGCTACTAATGCAGCAATTACTAAGGAAGAGAATGTGTAGACACACTTCCCACAAAGATTACAAGGATATAAAGCATCAATATTCACATTGGTTTCTAACatgagtattcttttttttttttccccccggtttttcgaggcagggtttctctgtgtagttttgcgcctttcctggaactcacttggtagcccaggctggcctcgaactcacagagatccgcctggctctgcctcccgagtgctgggattaaaggcgtgcgccaccaccgaccggctcTAACATGAGTATTCTTAACGGAGATGCTGAGTGAAACTGTCTGAATTCCTGGTAGAAAAAGAGATGTTTGGGTTCAGGAGTTATCTAAAGAGCAGTCAAAAGGAGTCCATGTGAACAGGGTTCTCTTCAGCGAGGGCTGGAGATTCCCATCACCaccagaaaaaatatataaagcatgGATGACAAtcatctaaatcagtggttctcaaccttcctaataatttgaccctttaatacagttcctcatattgtggtgacacccaaccctaaaattattttcattgctacttcataactaattttgctactggagatagaggtttgtcagGGGTCACAacctataggttgagaaccactaataaTGGTCTGAGTAATTATCTATGCAAAAGTACATAAGTTCTACAGTTGGCTGTACTGATAGAAAAAATGAAACCGCAGTTGAAAAGTCCTGTGTCCTTCATTATATTACTCACTACTCCATCAATTTCAGGACTAATCATCAACTTACAGGGTTTCTCCTCACTCTGTCACATGAGGATTCCAGAATAGTGTAGCTCATTAAAGTGAGGAGAAAGCCCATTCTATAACTGGGAGCTTATTCTGTCTAATCATGATATATAGAATAAGTTGTAAGGAATAAAACTTTGAAGACAATGAACATTCAAATACTTCATATAATGAAGTAAATTATCTTAATTTACAGGATACTAAAAGTAAACTAATTTTTAAACATCTAATattatcttttacatttttagtGGTAAAAATTTTAATCTATAAAATGCAATATTTTGCAATCAGAACCACCTATATTCAAATGAATATTTGACTTTGGTGAAATTGCTATACATTATATGCTACTGGCTATAAAATGTTCTAATTATAAAGAGTTTTGTATTGCAAAGGTCCAAGAGAGGTACTTTtctcaaataaagtaaaaatcaaGATTTTCTAATACAAACACAAGAGGGGGACCtccataaaataatgaattttctaACAATTGTTTAGCCTTATTTTTGAGTAAGGCTTGGTTATATGCTAATATAACCAAGTGTGGGTTATATGCTAATACTCATTTTAATGTCTTGAAACTACAtgctagatgcagagatccacagtcaagcaccaggccaagctccgggagtccaatcgaagagagaaaagagggatgatatgagcaagggggggtcaagatcatgatggggaaatctacagagacagatgaaccaagctcatgggagctcacgaTCTCTAGACCTACAGCTGTGGAAtctgcatgagactggactaggccttctgcacatgggacagctgtgtagcttgatctgtttgagaggcccctggcagtgggatcaggatctatccctggtgcatgacctggctttctggagccaattacctatggtgggatgccttgctcagccttaatgcagggggaagggcttgaacctgcctcaactgagtgtaccaggctttgctaactccccatgggaggccttaccctttttgAAGaggagattgggggggggggggggactgagagggagcgggaggagggatgagagggaaaatctgtagttggtatgtaaaatgaataaaaaaaattcttaaataaataaaaaaagaaactacatgCTAAATTATATAGATAAAATACACATATAgacaaatcaatttttaaaacatgtaaataaaatactAGGTGCTTTTCAAGCTACCTCTTGTGTCACAAAATGTAATGACATTACATTGTGTCATAATCTCATCTCTCAGTATGTAGATTATCTCAGTCAAAAAGTCAGACACAACAACATGCAAAAatagtgaaaataagaaaaattacaaagaacATAATAAAATTCTTCCAAACTAGAAGCCAGGCTTTTTCATTCGCAACTCACTTTGAAGAAATTCTTTTATGTTACTTAATCAAAATCTTCATTTAAGTAACAGAAAAGCCTCCACTAACATGTTAAAAATATTAGTTGCCAATACCTTGACTGATCAAACCACTTTATGATTCATATAGGCACAAAATttcatcttcctttttaaataacTATAGCCAAGGGAACATGAAAATTGTAATGTTAGCCATAGAATTCACTACTTAATCACCATGGGGCAGATCCACTGTGAACTTAAGAGAACCTAATGGTTAATGCACGTAGAGGTCCACATTCTCCACATCCCACTTTGAAAACAACAGATACAAAGGGCACATGTAAATTAAGCATTCTTCCTGGATCAAAGTCAAGAATTTGTCACAACCCTACAGAGTCAGTTTGGGGTATCATGGGTGGGGTATcaaaacacagaggaaagagcCAAGACCAGTGCTGAACAGTGTGCACAGAGTCCTATATCCTAAACCAATGAAGGCAGATGGTTTTTCTTTAACTACAGAGGAAAATTCTTCAGAATTACACTACCTATCCTCTCTGGATGGTTTAGcatagtggttttcaaccttcctaatgctgtgaccttttaatacagttccttatgttgtagtgacacccaaccacaaaattactttcattgctacttcctaattgttattttgctactgttatgaattataatgtaaatatctgtgttttctgatggtcttatgcTATCCCTGTGACAGGGTTGTTCAAACCTCCAAAGAGGTcacgacccacaagttgagaaccacttctctaaAGCATATAGGAATGTCTCTCATCAATTGTGCTCTCCCTCTACTATGTTCTAGAAAGATTCAAAACTGAGTTTTTTCTCCACAGTGTACATCATATCAATCCCTTTTCCAAATCAAGAAATTTACCCATTAGCATGTTATTCCACATACTCAATGGGTATTAATACACTATGTTTCTCTCTATGCTGTATTATCATAAAGTGGTTCCTTTAAACTGATTCAATGATGGTTGATTCACTTAACAATTGAAGCTGACTTAGAGGTTAAATTCAAAGAAACCATTACCAAATGGTACAAATCACTGGGCTCCATCTTCTCAGTTTATAGAACAAGAAACTAAGGCCCAAAGAAATGAAGTGACAGGTCACAGACACTGGGTTCTCAGCACCTAAGACGAAGTCCCACCACAGAAGTGGGTGAATGGCCATGTTTACTGACATTCAGAGCAGCTAGAAATGAACCCAGCCTAGAAGTCCATCACTATATGAATGGGTGAGAAAATGTGTTACAGGTACACAATGCAATTTTACTTGGacatgaaggaaaatgaaaacatggcaTCTGCATAAAATGAATGGGACTTGAAATTACTCTATGAAGCGAAGttccccagacccagaaagacagatacCATGTGCTCTCTCTCATATTGTAAGCtagaatttaattttatatatgtgaggGCAACAATTACCAACTAGAAAGGGCTAAGATGGAGGAAGAATAAAAAAGAGAGCAGAAAATATACATGACATAAGAGCAAGAAGGCTCTGTGGGACGAGGAAGGGAACCAACAGGAGGGAACTGGactggggtggggagagcagaagatgaagaaaaacagtaagaaaaacccataataaaatcaacattttgtgtgcatgttaaaagttattaaaaaaaaaagaaaaaaattaggtcCTAAATGTGATATGATCAGGAAGAACATCCAAGACCTTTTTTTCCAaatcaattttctttctcttataccatgtcagcttctgtttttgtttcacaTTTCTTTGGAttgaacatgttttctttttatgcctacttaacaaacaaaaaagtaaaggtCAAGTTAAGCACAATGTTTAAGGGTCTCATGTTAACTTATCTCAAATGACTTTGTTTTTCTAATCAACACAGCATGTCAAATTTATAGCACTTACATTTATTAACTTGTGAGAGCCCTTGTGGTGTAGGCAGTCATATACTTACTGCAATAAACAAAATGTCCACTggagggaagcaaacactaggtttTGAGCCTCACCTGCATTGGCGTTTCACTTCCTTGTTGAAACT includes:
- the Pln gene encoding cardiac phospholamban, with protein sequence MEKVQYLTRSAIRRASTIEMPQQARQNLQNLFINFCLILICLLLICIIVMLL